TTGCTTCTAAGTGCAggtaattaattataatcaCCATAATAAGAAAgtgtttattgaaaaaatgtagTGTTTGAGATTTGATATCAACAtttaaattgtgattttttttatatattgtggAGTAATTAAGTCAAATGTAGTCTCAATTGTAATTATACATCTAAATGCATGTTTGGTTTGACGGTGAGTTTGTCAGAATATGTGATTTTGGTAAAAGTTACACTTTGAgcggtaatttttttttcagattcacCGTCATTCAAATCATCTAAGTGGAGTAATTAAGTCAAATGTAGTCTTAATTCCAATTGCTTTGTGATTGCTGGGACATCTAAGTGCATgcttgaattgattttgattttgtctGAATATGTGATTTTGGTAAAAGTTACATTTTGGAGCTTCAACAAATTCAGGTGTCACGGTAGTTTTGTTAGATTCACGTAATTTCAGTCATATAATTTATTGTTGTTCAAATCAATTGCGGCAGTGTAGGGTTGTATATTTGATAATTAAGAAAGTTGTActttttagtttgtttgatgGGAATATTTgggtttgatttgtaaaactgttgcGTGGATTGAATGAGTGtgtttattgttgttgttgttggtgcaGATTGCTGAGGGTGCTGGAACTGGTGGAATCTGTGATTGACGCTGAGAATGATGAAGAGGTGGATTGGGTATCATGTTTTCCGATTGAGGGACAAACTCATTTGGAGTCTCTTGCTTTTGACTGTGTTGAGTGCCCTGTGAATTTTGAGGCATTGGAAAGGCTGGTGGCTAGATCACCTAATTTGAAGAAGCTTAGATTGAACCGATCTGTTTCGATGGTTCAGCTTCATCGGCTAATGCTTCGCGCGCCTCAGCTCACACATCTTGGAACGGGTTCGTTCTGTGCGAATGAGAATGTGGATCAGGAACCTGATTATGCATCTGCTTTTGCAGCTTGCAGGTCGTTGGTTTGTTTGTCTGGATTTAGGGAGATTTGGCCGGATTACCTCCCTGCAATTTTTCCAGTTTGCGCGAACCTGACATCATTGAATTTTAGTTATGCTGATGTTAATGCTGAACAGCTGAAGTCTGTTATTTGTCACTGTCATAAGCTGCAGATATTGTGGGTAGGTGTTTGTGCTGTAAATCTTGATGTGCCGATTTGACTGCATTGTGAAGGAAAATAATATAGTAGTGATTTTGAAGTTTACTCTTGTTTCTTTTGTCGTGCAGGTCCTTGATTCAATATGCGATGAAGGCCTTCAAGCAGTGGCTGCAACTTGCAAGGACTTGCGTGAGCTCCGAGTTTTTCCTGTGGATGCAAGGGAGGAGACTGAAGGTCCTGTTTCTGAGGTTGGTTTTGAAGCCATTTCCCAGGGTTGTAGAAAATTGGAGTCGATTTTGTTTTTCTGCCAGACGATGACGAATGCAGCTGTGATTGCTATGTCTAAGAATTGTCCAGATCTCGTGGTGTTTCGTCTTTGTATAATTGGGGTGTATCGTCCCGATGCTGTGACACAAGAACCCATGGACGAGGGTTTTGGTGCTATTGTTATGAATTGCAAGAAGCTCACACGTCTCGCTGTATCTGGCTTGCTGACTGATCGATGTTTTGAATACATTGGAAGGTATGGAAAATTAATCAGGACATTGTCGGTTGCCTTTGCCGGAGACACGGACAACAGCCTTAAGTATGTACTTGAAGGGTGCCCTAATTTGCAGAAGCTTGAAATCAGGGACAGTCCGTTTGGAGATGGAGCTTTGCGATCTGGTTTGCATCATTACTACAACATGAGGTTCCTTTGGATGTCGTCCTGTAAATTGACGCGCCAAGCTTGCCAAGAAGTTGCACGAGCATTGCCTCAAATGGTTATGGAAGTTATCAACAATGACGTGGAAGCGGTCAACGATATTGAAATATTGTACATGTATCGATCTCTTGATGGGCCGCGAGATGATGCTCCGGAAAATGTTACCATCCTGCATTAGACATTTCAATTCATGAAGATTAAGTTTTTTACCACTGGTGGCTGTTCAGTGAAGAGGGGGATAGAAAAATAGCGAGAGGGACAGGGAAGATTTAATTTCaatgtttttattattgttttatttttcagatGTGTTGTTGTATCATCTGATTGTagaatttattgttgttgttagcaAATTGTGAGATGGTTAATAAATGCTAGAATATGCATGGACCACGTAGTGTCTATGTCCTTCGTTTTCTGAATGTAGAATGATagatttattaatttatgtgtGGAAAGTGTTATTCAAGTACACGTTGGCAGGACCCCCTTTCTTCATGTTGTCTTTCCATTTCACATGTCTTGAGGAATCTCTTTTTCAATCAAAGAGTGATATGGGGGATTTTGATGCTGGACTCAACTTTTGTGATGTTATAAGAAACTCAAAGTTCGAAGATCTGAGTCATTGAGTGAAGATTAAACATGATTTGTACTCAATGGCTCAGATCTTGGAACTCTGAGTTTCTTATAACATCACAATCTAAAATAGGAGTCTTTTGATATTTATCCTATAGTCATGAAGTGtggaaaaatttgttttgtgcattcatcaaattcatacccaaatatataaaatgtcaCAACAACTTTTTACGAATTCATACCTCATGATATCAAATATCACAGCAACTTTTTACTATCTCAGGTGTATCTATGATACCCTTTTGAGGAGCATGGCTCTTTTCATTGTTCACCAACCTTATAAAACCCTCGTAATTCTTATGCTTAATTGGTTAACATTGTCTTAGGCAGTAAGAGTAATTTGAGTATGTTTTgaagatatttatatatgaatagGTTGATGTGAGGGGGGCAATAATTTGATGGCTGGTCTCTTCTTTATCTCTCTTCTCATTATTATGAGAAAAATCTATCTCCTTTCTCTTGTTGGTATTCAATCTGGCATGAGGCAGGATGGTAAAAGCAAACCAACTCTAAAGTGGGATCTGACTGTACAACTAAGTGATGTGAATCAAAGCTTTGGCTTTCTTTTTTGTCTATCTATCCATTGGTGGACTGAGAAGCCAATGGTCTCTTTTTTCCACAGGCCCTCTTGCAATTGGTCATTTCCTATCTCTTTTAAGTGTCTCTGACCCtaaaaaatgtatcatgaaTCAAATTACTTTTGTGAGAGGATAAGACCCTtgtagaagaaaataaaaataaaaataaaacaacacttGGTTCGGTTCTCATTACTTAGCTTGGCTTATCCAAATTGCTGATGGTGGGAATAGTCTCATAGATGGCCATTACAACCATACATTACTTGTCTGTCTTTTTAACCATATCCTCTTTTTTTCCCTTCTGTTCAAGTAGCCATCACTGTCCCCTagggaaaaaaggaaaattggagAAAACAAATTGATAATGAACCTGCACAAACATGGAATTTGGATTGTGTGTGTCAATTGTATCTATAGTTATTAGATTAAGATCAGACGTTCAGATTTCAATgtaaattttaatcttttttagtttaaaaCTAGAAGTTTGAAAACTGAACTGTTTGATCTTATTCAACGACCATCAATATAGTTGACTGTATGATTACAGTGTAGTAACAATTGTGATTGTGACTGCAcacaatcaaaatcaacacatatatatgattcttttACACTGTCACACATGGTTCAATTATACTCGTTGGATTCTTTTGAATAACTATTTTGAATGGTCTAATCTTACCTACTATCCAGACAAGAAACCAAGTCCATCACTTTTTCATTAAATTCAAGTCAAATTGCATGGTCGTAAATGACTAAGGTATCAACATAACCCCAATGCATTCAGGTTTTCACATGCATCATACTATTTTCTAAGGCACACTTATAacactaataataattataatgagTTGAAGTTCTAAAAAGATTCTTGGGCCAGTTGGTAAAGACCCATTTGAGGTGTGTCCCACAATCAGATCAATTGAGTATGTGGGCCACGTGTACGGCATTGGGGTTGGAATAAACTAATGCCTTTGTGCatattaagatatatatattatacaatcaTGCATTTATCAATAATGATATCATGGTTGATTAAATAATGGTTATGAGACAGAATGCAGAAACTAACGTACAAAATAACAAACAAGGATGCCAACAACTAGTTGGCAGTGGCAGTGGGTGGTGTTGGAGCATTGGTGGgagaagaattttttaaaaagggtcGGTGAAACCAAAAAGGGTTTTTGGGTTGAAACAACTTTTGTCTGTTAATCCACATTTCATAGCTGATCTAAGCACGAGGTCAACCACTAAAGTATCATGTCCACTGGATTAAGATCCTTAATTGTGCGattatcttattttaaattacttGAACTACAATTCTATTTTAGCACTATTTCAAGGATTGGTCTTCACTTTTTTCCAACTTGgcttttttttcattcatttttcttttcaagctGTAGCATTCCCATTTTAGATTCGTGGCATGTTAGATGTTTGATATTGACACATGTAATTGTATTTAACtatgttgattttctttttctttaaattacTATCAATGTCGACATATTTACCGCTATGGACAAGTtggatgatatatatatattttttaatgtggAATGCAAATGAAACATGCTATCTATATAGTTTTATAAATAGTAaactactactccctccgtctcacaataatAGTATCTTtagcattttttctttttctcaaaataattgtgaCTTTAGAATACTAATGCAGCATGTATTActtttttccattattatactcttatttattgaattttatccaacttaactactccactaactacaattaataagagtattttagtaaatggtattaattttaccattgaaatcaacacaatcaatcatttccttaataatcgtgcacaaaccttaaacgacaATAATTTAGAGACGAATGGAGTATATTTTTAAGGGAGCCCACAATATATTAAGTAGTAGAAATGGAGAAATTGTTGAGATAGGAGGAGAGTACTTTGAGATGGTGGTTTGCACACAAGAGAAGACGGTGGTCAACAAATGAGACAATGAAAGAGAAAGGTGACAATTATTTATAGATATTATGACACTCAAGTCGGTATATGATCATGACGAGAAATGAAACTCGTAAGAAATAACACTTGAGATGGTAACTCAATAGTAAAAGCTTTTAGAACATAGCAAATTTAAGTGTTTGTTGGTATAACATTCACTCAATTGATCAAATTTAGGAGAAAAAGTTTAAAGAAACTCTTGGAAAGATTAGAGGAAGAAAATTGTACTTTAAAATTGAATGCATACAAGATTCTAATTCGAGTGGGTTAGAAAAAAATGATAGTATCTTAAAATATTTCCTACTATATGTTTGTAAGTAAAATGAAGAAGGATGGCAAATTGTTTGTCGTAAAAGGAAAcaacccataaaaaaataaaataattttattttgatgcatTCACTGTTCATGTGTGACTTATCATCCTCAGCTACCGCTAGGTACTGCATCTAAGTggattgattaaaaataaatacatgggtttaaaattaatttcatccGTTCATGTGTCCTTTACCATGTTCATGTGTTAGTTAGGTAGCTAATGAAATTGAGATTTTCATTTCCTCTCAAAATAGAGAGGATCCTGACTTTGTTTGAACACAGTGTATTCAACTTTGTATTAATCTTATACTTACTCAATTGGATCAATTTAGGAGATAAAGCTAATTGAATAAACTCTTAGAAAGATTATatgaagaaaattttgttttgaaattgaatGCACGCACACTTAGACTTTCTTGCTTAGCAAGTTATTGATACAAGCATTCAATACACACTAGTTTGTGATAAGTTAGTTAGACAATCAACTAACTATCCTAACTTAATTGATCATTTTAATAAGAATTTAATATTGTAACTTGTGTTGATTTCAAATCCGCTTAGAGATAGTTATAAAATGACCATTAATacaactttaataaaaaaaattccttccccaataaaaataaaaactcataaGAAACGTACACCACAATACTTTTGTGTAGTGATTTCACGTGTGGTTATTTGCGTTGTGTTATTATGTTGTTTCTACTTTCTAGGGCTTTGAATTTTGTCTAAAACAATTTGGTTTTTGATTATTATTGCATCAACACGTCTTGGTTCAAGCTCATAATCCTACAACCCTAAATTCGCCTAACCCCTTATACTAAATTTGGTTTACGATGGATTTTCTAACGTTAGTGTCGATTTTGTAGAATCTTCCAATATGATATTTGGGAGCGCTAGAATCTTATATGTATGTGAATGTCCATTTAACTTGAATCTTGCAAACCTAGAATGACAATTATTGTATCCCATAGACAATTTAAGGTTCTATGACACATTAATTGAAGAATTTTAACACATTTGTATTCGAAACCAATAAACTAACTATTGTTTTATCGAAATGTAACTAGGGCacaaaataagaaacaaaaaatagaaattaactTGTGTtctaagggcacatgttaacaTAACCTTTGTTTTAATAACGGAGAATGTCCTCAAGGGCATTAGTTAAACATCCAAAACAAGTAAATTTTCatgaaaaagttgtgtaatcattacatgataaaaaataacatcttatattttcaagataaaatttctatttgtaGATTCCTTAGTCATTGCCCCTGAGGGCACTAGCAAGaccttttaataaataataaaaatctatttGTCCTATTTTTGTAATTTAGGAAAGAGTATTTCATAgcaataaaacatcatttcattatttacGAGTatgatagtattttttttttacattttttcataaattatatttaatgttCATTATTATGCTTCttcaattttatcattattattattattttatttttttattttttattatgagtaataaaaatttagaaagaATTAAACTTCAGGTAAAATTACTTTAGGCTCTTttgtcttatttatttgtaacactttagttctttatctttatttatttcatttaagttctttattatTTAGAGAGTACACAAGGTTATCcccaatttcttttcttttttgtcaagtagtctggTGATGgaagctcacacattttaaatatgaagaagtgAGGTGTCCGAGATTTGAACCTCGacccttgcatatattatgcattgtccctaccaaccgACCTAAACTCAAATGActcatttccctttttttaatccaaaaacGCTAATATGGAGGTCGAgccattattttaaaaaattaaataacatgaaaacaacaaagaaaaaacatataatttcatcatcttcttcctcttttatCCTCTTTCCTATTTAGggttcttcaaataaaaaaaataaaaaatccccaTCATCTTCTTCCAAGTACACAACCACACAACATTCAAACTCATAACTCGTTGATACTCTTGCtttaattgaaaaacaatttgatttaaccgtgttttttaatttgttgaagAAACCCAAAGCACCTTCATCTCACTAAAAATCATGAACGtaaa
Above is a genomic segment from Medicago truncatula cultivar Jemalong A17 chromosome 5, MtrunA17r5.0-ANR, whole genome shotgun sequence containing:
- the LOC11433686 gene encoding transport inhibitor response 1-like protein; translated protein: MRENSPQTTTTTPDLQRGEIAESSTSNRNRTGSSQPYPGSTENPSPFPDQVLENVLENVLHFLTSRKDRNSASLVCRSWYRAEALTRSDLFIGNCYALSPRRAVARFSRIKSVTVKGKPRFADFDLMPVDWGAHFAPWGRELAQGYPWLEKLHLKRMNVTDDDLGVIADSFAGFRELLLVCCEGFGTPGLAAIASKCRLLRVLELVESVIDAENDEEVDWVSCFPIEGQTHLESLAFDCVECPVNFEALERLVARSPNLKKLRLNRSVSMVQLHRLMLRAPQLTHLGTGSFCANENVDQEPDYASAFAACRSLVCLSGFREIWPDYLPAIFPVCANLTSLNFSYADVNAEQLKSVICHCHKLQILWVLDSICDEGLQAVAATCKDLRELRVFPVDAREETEGPVSEVGFEAISQGCRKLESILFFCQTMTNAAVIAMSKNCPDLVVFRLCIIGVYRPDAVTQEPMDEGFGAIVMNCKKLTRLAVSGLLTDRCFEYIGRYGKLIRTLSVAFAGDTDNSLKYVLEGCPNLQKLEIRDSPFGDGALRSGLHHYYNMRFLWMSSCKLTRQACQEVARALPQMVMEVINNDVEAVNDIEILYMYRSLDGPRDDAPENVTILH